CAAAAAGCCGACTCCTGCAATGCTAACGGGTACATCTTATGGCCGAAAGACCTCCTCTCCTTTCCGTTGTCATCCCAATCTACAACGAAGAAAAAACCATTCCTGAACTTACGAGAAGACTGTTCCTTCTCCAAGACCTCTTGATTCGAAATCGTTCCTTCAAAAAAGACGATTTAGAAGTTCTCTTTGTCAACGACGGATCCAGAGACGATAGTTTCGGAGTCCTTAAAAAATTCTGCGCACAGACAAGCGGATTTCATCTCGTCAATCTTTCTCGCAACTACGGTCATCAAACAGCGATTACAGCAGGAATCGATACCGCAAGAGGAGACGCCGTTGTTGTTATGGACGGCGACTTACAGGATCCTCCCGAGTTCGTGAACGACCTCTACGGTAAACTACTCGAAGGATACGACGTCGTCTATGCAAAACGAAAAAAAAGACCGGGAGAATCCTGGTTCAAACTTTTGACGGCGCATGTATTTTACAGAATTCTAAAGAAGATCACGAGGTTCGACATCCCGATCGACACGGGCGACTTTAGAATCATGAGTAGAAGAGTGACAAACGTTCTTTGTTCCATGAGAGAACAACATCGTTATATACGAGGACTGATCTCGTGGATCGGATATAAACAAACCGGACTCGAATACGAAAGAGAAGAACGTTTTGAGGGAGTTACAAAATTCTCCGTAGGAAAGATGCTCAAATTCGCGTTAGACGGAATCACCTCCTTCTCTTCGGCTCCTTTGAAGTTGTCTTCTTATCTCGGTTTTTTCACAGCGTTCGGCGGAGCAATCTACGCGTTATTTGTCATTTATCTTAGAATTTTTACTTCCGAGACGATCACGGGCTGGAGCTCCATGATGATCGTAGTACTCATATTAGGCGGAACTCAACTTCTCGCGCTCGGAATGATCGGAGAATACTTAAGTCGTGTCAACGACGAGTCCAAAAACAGGCCTCTGTATGTGATCGAAAACGTGTATTCTTCCAAAAACGCAAAACAGACAAAGAAAAGATAGAAAGTGGAACCAAATAAGTCCCTTTCACGGAGACGAAGATGAAAAAAGATAAATTTCTGATTCCGGGTATTCTACTCTGTTTATTATCCCTGGGACTTGCGTTTTACATGGGTTATACGAACTGGGAAATTTTTATCCGGACTTGCAGCCTGAAGGATCTTCTGACCTGGGATGAAAACATCAGGCTCAACGTCGTCCTCGATCAGTATCAGGATTTTAAAGAATTTCGTATCTGGCGGGCCTTCTTTCCGTTTTTAGAATCTCCCACCTGGCCCCCGCTCCGTTCCTTTCTTTCGCTTTTGCTCCTTATGACCCCGGGCGATATGCCGATCACTTGGAAGGATTCTTTTTTAGGACTCGTTTTTTATGTGCTCTGTTTTCCGACAATTCTCTACATCGTTTACAAGATAACGGGTTCCACTTGGAAAGC
This is a stretch of genomic DNA from Leptospira tipperaryensis. It encodes these proteins:
- a CDS encoding glycosyltransferase family 2 protein; translated protein: MAERPPLLSVVIPIYNEEKTIPELTRRLFLLQDLLIRNRSFKKDDLEVLFVNDGSRDDSFGVLKKFCAQTSGFHLVNLSRNYGHQTAITAGIDTARGDAVVVMDGDLQDPPEFVNDLYGKLLEGYDVVYAKRKKRPGESWFKLLTAHVFYRILKKITRFDIPIDTGDFRIMSRRVTNVLCSMREQHRYIRGLISWIGYKQTGLEYEREERFEGVTKFSVGKMLKFALDGITSFSSAPLKLSSYLGFFTAFGGAIYALFVIYLRIFTSETITGWSSMMIVVLILGGTQLLALGMIGEYLSRVNDESKNRPLYVIENVYSSKNAKQTKKR